The Helicobacter cetorum MIT 00-7128 region AACTAATGCTTATAAAGATGGCTCTTTGTTTCAAATACCTAATGGCACGGTGGTATCAAACAATACGCCCAATACGCCCATAGGTCAAAGTGGTGGTTGTGCTCCCGGAAACTGCGTAGTTAATTGGAGTGGGCTAAATATGCTTAGCACCAATAAAAATCTTTTGGGGCATAACCAGCCTATGTATGGGCTAGGTGTGATGACAGGCTATAAGCATTTTATAGGCAAGAAAAAATGGTTTGGCTTGCGTTATTATGGCTTCTTTGATTATGGGCATTCTAATTTTTCTAATTCTCGTGCCGCTAACGCTATATCGCCCTTTTATCTAAACAATCAAAAAGTAGATATGTATACTTATGGTTTTGGCACAGACATGCTTTTTAATATCATTAACAAAGATAAGGCTACGGCAGGGTTTTTTGTGGGCGTAAATTTTGCGGGTAATACTTGGACAAATAATCGTGTAGGATATTTTGAAGATGGTTATGTCTATGGTGTGAATACTGACGCTGATGCGTATATGACTAATGCTGATGGCACGATTACATGTGGAGATACTACGCCGGCTAGTTGTAGCGTAGGTATTAATCCTAGTAGCGAGTATACTACAGGAAAACTAAACTCTAAAGTGAATAACACACACTTTCAATTTTTGGTAAATGTAGGGATTAGAACGAATTTCTTCAAACACCATGGCATTGAATTTGGCATCAAAATTCCTACCATTCCTAATGAGTTTTTTAAGGGCTCTACCACTATCAAGGAACAAAGTCAAGGACCACAAAAAGAAGTAACAACTGGCTCTGGCAAAGATAAGAAAACAACGCTAGAACCAACCACCATTAACGGACCAGAGACAAATTTTAGTTTGACTCAGACTTTAATGCGTCAATATTCCATGTATTTGCGCTATGTTTATACTTTTTAGGGTTTAGAGACGCACTTTAAGTTTTATGGTGCGTTATGAAAACCTTATTTTTTAGGCTATTGTTTTTTGTTGTTGAGTTATGATGACTTTATTATAAAGCTATCAATAGTGTTTTAAGATAGAAAACAACAAGGCATTGTTAAGCCCAAATGGCTGTAGTTGGTGATTCTAAAATGCATTAATTTTGCTATATGGCTTACAATAATCTTGGTCTTTTAACTCTTGTTGATAAAAATTATCTAGTATTACGAAAAGATTTTCATAAGTAATATTTTTACTTAAAATCACACCTAAAATATCTGTATCTAAAGATAAGATTTTCATACCATTAATGCCTTTCTTGTCCTTTTGATAAGGCATGATTTTTCTATATGAAAAATCGCTCACTACATTAGGATCTAAATAAGTGCTAATAAAAATGGCATAATCATTCAAATTCTTTGTTTTAATAAGATGATTACCTAAATGTCTGCTAACAGGTTCTAATTCCATACGCCTTTGATTGTCCTTAGTTGTTAGTGTAACTTCTAATAACAGACAATGCTTGTGATAAAAAGGCAACTTAGGGGCATATTCAAAGATAATATCAGCATCTCCCCCTTTTGCATGAGTCTTTGGCAATAAATTAGGTTGTAAAGAGAGTTTTAGAAATACGCCTAAATCACCCTCAAATTGAGAGATTTTATACCAAATAATGCCTATAATGTATTCAAAAATAGTAGGAATATTAGCCTCATCAGTAACTAACTCAAAAATATTTTTATCTGCCTTAGGATTATTGTTTCTATCTTTAAATAATTGAAGAAGTTTTAATAAAACTGCGTTACTAAATTTATTTTCAATCAGTGTGATAAATTGTTGTTTTTTATAATGATTAGTATTATAGATAATGTCTTGCTGATTTTTGATAGGAGCGTTAAGAGCTAGACTTAAATCCCTATAAAGCCTATCAAGGTTTGGGGCATTTCCTATAATCTCTTCTAAAGAAATAGCTTGTTTTAATTGATGATTTGGTTTAAAAATTTGTAAAGACAACGAGTCTATAACTTGTTTAAAATAGTGTTTAGGGAGTATGTCTAGCTTGATTAATCCGTTTTCAAACACGATAATATCACTCAAATTAAAATATCTACAATTTAAATCAAAATAATCCTCCAAAGTCGCTTTTGCTTTAAACACATGCAAGTATTTAAAAAAGATTTGCTTAAATTCTTGAATGTCTTTACAATTTAAAAATGGGTTAGTTGAAGATAAGCAAGTAGAAACTTGATTTTGTTCAATTATTTTTGAAGTAGGATTTTTAGCAAAAATAAGTTTAAACCATAAGCGACAAGTTTTGGAGTTTTTTAAATTTTTAAGGCTCTTAAAGAGTGTTATTAAATGTGTTTCTTGATTATTTATGCCATTTAAAAAACAATTTTGTAAAGCTTGATATATTTCAAAGTAATTCCTATCATAATTAGGACTTTTTCTGTTGATGCCAATTTTACAGATTAAATCTATGCTAACTTCATTTTTTAAAAATATTTGTAAGGCTTTTTGGTAATTAGGCATGCCTATTAAAACTTCATAAATAATGGCATCTATAAAGCTATTTCTATCTTTTTGGATATTCTCTAGTTTTCTATACTCTTTGATTTTATCAATTAGTAAATTTAAGATTTTTGAGTCAGTAATTAAGGGAATAAGGTATGTAAATTCATCATAATTAAGGTATTCTAATTCATCTAAAACTTTTAAGATTAATAATAAGGGTCTTATAGTTTTGTTATTGACTTGAATATGCGTTTTTAAAAGCTGTTTTAAAAAAACCATACTTTTGTTGTATCTATTAAAAATAAAGGCTCTTTTTCATCATTATTACTTGCTTTAAGCAATTCTTTACCAACCTCGCTTAGTTGCCTACTTTTTTTAGTCAATAATCCAATATCTACAAGCCCTGAAGTCTTTAATCTCGCATCTTTATCTTTTCTACTTGCATCCCCACTTAAAAACCCTTTTTCTTTTAAAAAATTATAGTATTGAACTTGCACATTATCCCATTGCCAAGCTCCGTAGTCAGCTAAGATTTCATTTTGAAATTCTTGTAATAATTGGCATTGCCAAATGATTTTGTAGGCTAATTGTTTAACTCTAAAACCTGTTGTTCCTATAACCCAAAAATAGCTTTGATACGATAACTCTGCCATGCTTTTTTCCTAATAATTTGTGATTAACACTTCTATGCTTGGAGCTTGTTTATTTTTTCTTTGATAATTGCTATTAGCATAGCTCTTTTTTAAATAGTGGCAATGGTATTTTTTAGCCCATTCTTTTAAAAGAAAATTTTCTTGGTTTTTACTCGCCAACACATTAGAAAGGGCAAATTTTAATCCTTTTTTATCCGTATTATCCAAAAAGTTTAATAAATCTTTTTCTTCTTGTATAGTCCATGCGTTTAATTCATTGTAAGGGGCATTAGTGATTAAATAAGGGGGGTCGCAATAAATAAGTGTATTTTTAGGCAATGTATTGATTTTAAATTCTCTAAAATCAATACGACTAAAAACAGCGTTTTTTTGTGCTAAGGTTTTAGAAAAAGTTATAAATTTATTTTGTAAATTTGCATTAAAATCTCTCTTGCCTACAGGAAGATTAAAAAAACCTTGCTGATTAAAACGGATTTGATTATTAAAGGCATAAACAATCAAAGTATAGAACATAAAAAGATTATCTTGTTTATTTTTTAAAAGCGTGTTGTAATCCTCTCTTAATTTTAAAAAAGGGGCTTTATTATGTTTTGCAAGTCCTATAGAGCTATTACTTTGATAAAAATCATATCCATGTATGTTGCTTTTTGACAAATTGTAAGCATCAATTAAAGATTGAACTTCTTGCATAAAAAGTTCATAAGGAATATTTTTAATGCTTTCTAAAAGCTTAATAAGTTTAGTGTTGCTATCATTAAAAATAATTTGTTTAGCCTTAACATTTAGCCCTACACTACAACCCCCACAAAACAAATCCACAAAAACTTCTAAGTTTTTAGGGAAATGCTTTAAAATTTGAGGGAGTAATTTGGTCTTACCCCCTATATAATTAAAGCAACTAGGAATTATTGCACTTTGCATAAAAATAATCTTTCTTTATGATTGGTTATTTTAGATTTACCCGTGCTAAAATATTTATAAGGGGTTTCAAATATCTCTACTTTGCCCTTTTGTTTTAAAATACTTAGAATTATCTCATCGCTTATTTTAGCATTGGAACGGCTATTACCTTTATCGCCCATATTATTATAAGAGAGTAAAATATATTTAGCCCTAGCTTTAGAAATTAAATCTTTAAAAACTAAGGGGGCATTTTTAGTGCAATATTCACTTTTTAGGTGTTCTAAGGGGATTTTTTTAGCCACACCTTGTGGGGTTTGTTTCTCAAAACGAGCGATATTTTCTAAAAGATGATAGGCACTACTATATTGCCTAGAATTATAAGGGGGGTCTAAATACAATAAATCACACTCAATTTTTTCTATTAAAATATTAGTGTCCAAGTTGTAACAAACATTGTTTTTTAGTGTCTTGGGCGCTATTAGGGGGATTAGTCTTAAAACTTTTTTATCTAAATCTTTAACATTTTTTTATACGCATCATAATGCCCTACGGTATTAGCAATTCTATCGCTTGCAAACAATAACGCACTAAGCAATAGGGCATATTCTTTAAAATTAAGCTCTTTCTTTAAATATTGTTGCTCTATATCTTTTCTAATTTCACCAATCAAAAGACAATTTTTAAAGCTAAAATAAGTGTTGCTAAAATATTCACTCATATAATTAGAGCTTTCTTTATTGTTTAAAAATAAGGGGTTATTATAAAAATCTAGCTTTTCATAAATTTTATTTTTATCATATCCTAAAGGCAAGAACCACGCACAATGTGTAATATAATTACTATATAAAATATCGTTTGTAATAATTGTTTTGTCTATGAAAGATGCACTAAATGCTCCTGTGCCACTAAACACATCAGCTATGACTTCAATAGGTTCTAGCGTGCTAATAATCTCTTTAAAAAATGCACAAATAGACTGCTTATTGCCTAAATAACGCCGATTGGCTAGAGTTAGAGATTTATCTTGTTCTTTTGTCATAAGAAATCGCTTATACTATTGCTAGATATTTTTTTTGAAATTTCTAAACCCTTATTGATGTATTCACTATTTTGTATGTGTTTAAATAAAATCATTTCTTTATAACTCGCTTTAATGAAATTTACAAAATGATAATAGGTAAGACATTTGTCTAAGTCTTTAGTTGCTCTATTCTTTTTGTAAGAATTACATAAAAATCTTTGCTTATTGTGATTAGCGTCATTTCTTACAAGCTTAGCGAACTCACAATGCAAACATTCTTTAATACCTTTTTGAATGGGTGTTTTAATGGTGGATGTTTCTTTGTTTTCAATAGCCTTTAGGAAAGCTATTTTATCAGTTTTTGTTAGGCTGTTAAAGGATTGCTTAATAATCTCTAATTTGCTTGCATTATTAGGCATCTAAATAGCCTTGCTTAAGGGATTTTTATAAGAATAGTGTAGCAAAACAGCAACTAAAAAGCAATGGTCTTTACAAATAGAACCAAAAGGTTTTTGAAATGCCCCCCCTACCATTCAAGCATTTCTAAAAACCCATTATTGTGAAGCGTGGGCGAAAGAATGGCAAGTTAGGGTTTGGCTAAAAGGGTTGGCTATGGGGTGGTCTACATGCACAAGCTGGACATATCTAATGGTGTGGTTAAATCCTGTGGTAAGCACATTTAAGATAGCACGCAAATCTCTCAAAGGAAATAAATCATGGGAGTAGTTTTCAAGCGTTCTATCTGGTGTATTGGTGCGTATAGCAATGAGCCCGTCTCTTGTGCGAACAAATGGTAAGGCATGCCCTACCATTTGGTTAGTGCGTCCTGATGAATCAATGCTATAAACAAATGCAATCCACACATTTCCTGCTTCTGCATGCAACATTTCATTTAGGCGTGTGGGGAATTGTGTTGAATCTAACATGGGGGTTGTGCTGACTTGATATCCAGCTAACATGGTATAGCTCATACCGGTATGGGCATGTGCGGCACGAGTAGGCATGTAAGCGGGGTCGCTCACTCTACGAATAAATTCGCCCGGAATTTCTAAAGCTAGGGCAAGCCCCGGAAAGCGTGAAGTGAAAGAAATAAAGGGGTCGGTATTAGGAGCGGTGTCAAATAAAGCCCCACCACTTTGCAAAGGATTGTCTGTATAACGCAAGAGTTCTAAAACAATTTGATAGCTTTGTAAAAGGCATACCCCACACATTCCAATACGACTAACTACCCCACGCACACAAGTGGTCGCAATGGCATGCAAGCGTCTTTTCCATGCATCTGTGAGCTGAAAGTCATTCCCTAGCCCCAATAATTCACGGCTAGATTTTCTGTGAGCAAGTTTAGGGTCTAAAATTGGGGCTTGGGGTGCACCTTTAGAACAAGTCTCTAAGCTCTTATGCGTGAAACGAGACAAATCGCCAATGGCGTTATCCAAGTAGAAATAATCTATAGGTGTGTTAGCGTCATCTTGATTAGCGTATGAAGGGTTAATAAAATAAGGCACCCCCCAATAAGGCCCATAAGTTTTTACTCTTAAATTATTCCCATAAGCATCTAAGATAATGGCTTTGTTATCTACAAGCAAGAGCTGGAAAGACTGATTTTTATTATTTTCTTTCTCTTTGGCAGTCATCTCATCTTTACAGGGCTTAAAATGAATGTATTCCCAAGAATCAATGCCTGAACTTGAAGTCAAGCCGTATAATTCGCCGGTATCTTTATGGTATTGTGCGATATGCCCTGTGATAGGGTTGTAATAGTAGTAGGTGATAAAGTCAAGCACAGAGCGTTTGCTCTCTACATAATACACCACGCCTTTTTCCAAGTAGAGCCATGAAATAGGGGTTTTAAAACTAAAGTTAAACACTTCGCTTGGATGGCTTAAAAAGTGGCTTGTAGTGTCGCTCAAATGAAAATCGTAATAGTCAGTAGGATTTTTAGAAATATAGAGCGTGTTTTTATAAACTTTAACAATATATTCTTGATTAGCGGTAAGAATTTTCTTATCCCTAATGATAAAGCGTTGGTTATCATCGTTTAACACAGCGGGGCGAAAGGTCAAATAGTCCCATTTTTCTGTGCTTTCAAAATACAATCCTGTAACACTATCTGGGGCTGTGAGAGCCAAATGCACCCCATGATGAACAAAAATAATGCGCCCTAAGGAATCTATACTTGCCTTGATAGAACTCTTCACATCCCCTAGCACAGGATAGCTCTCGCCTTTATAAAAAACTAGGTGTAAGCCATAAGTTTTGTCATCAAGCACAATTTCTATATTTTTTGCAGAATCAGCCATTTAATATCCTTTTAGTAATAATATGTTGTAACATAGTATCTCAAGTTTAAATTAAAATTACTATCAAAGTTTTGAGTTTCTCGCTGATTTTTGAATCATAGTGAAACCATTTTTCACATGTGATATGTGGGGGTGGTATTAAGAGCATATTAAAATATATTTTTTTAATTTATAGATATTTTACAACATATTTTTATGTTTATGTAGCTTTTAAATGAAAATAAAGTTAATTAAAGTTTAGAATTGAGTTTTTTAAGATAGTAGCAACTCAAGGTTAAAAAGATAAAAAAGGGTAATAATACGCCAATTTCAGGCATAAACATTCCTGAAACACTGAATTTCCCTAAAGCAAAGAATAGCCCCCAAATAACGAGCGTGATAATGATAAATTTTAATCCTAAAAGGGCTAGATTTTCATAGCGAGCAAGGCTGGGCGAAAAATAAGCGATTAGAACGCCTAAAAACGGCACAAAAAAGGGCAAGATTCCAAACACATACAAAAAAGCACGCACTTTTTTGGTGTCTGCATTTTGTCGCATTAAAGCATGCAAAGAAGAAATGGCATCTGTAATAGAAACGGCGGGTTTATTTTGATAGATGGTGTCTAGGACTTTGGGGCGAAAATTTTTGAGCGTTTTAAAGGTTTTTAAATGGGCTGTTTTCAGGGCGTTTGTGCCAAGCTCAAAATGTGAAGGCATGCTATAAATTGTAGTGTCATGTAATATCCAATACTTGCCTTCAAAAAAAGCCTCTTTAGCCTCAGCATAAGATTCTAGCACTTTATTTTTTAAACGAAAAACTTTGATATTTTCAGCTTTTTGCAATAACGGATTAATCTTGCCAAAATACACATAATCATCATTGTATTTCACTAATAAATGCTCTGAAGTGGCTGAAAAATTTTCTTTGTAGATGAGATTTTGCGTTTTTTCTTCCATATACACAAAAGAAGTTGTGTTTAATCCCACATAAATAGAAGTGAAAAAAAAGCTAATAATGAGCACTGGGTTTAAAATCTGGCGTTTGGAAAAGCCAATAGACAATAAGGCAGTGTATTGATTAGACTTAATAAAAGTAATATAAAATAAAACCATTGCTAAAAGCAAAGAAATGGGTAAAGTGTAATTGAGAGCAAATAATATATCATAGGTAAAAAATAGGATAATCATGTTTGCAGAATCGGGCATTTTATCGGCGTATTTCAAGCTATCAATACTTACAAAAAACAATTCTAAGGCTAAAAGCACAATGAGAAAGTATTTGAAGTAATACCACCCTACAAATCTAAACAAACGCATTCAAGTCCCTATAAAAAGGGTTTTTATTTTAAAAAAAATCAATGAACTTTTAAAATTTTTAGCAAAAAAGATTTTTAAAAGAGTGTTTGAATTAAGTTTCTTAAAAATTTTAATCAAAATGCTTTTTAAGTTATTTTCTAGCATTGCTACTAGCTCTCTAAAATCAAAGGATTTTTAAGGGTAAAGCGATTTTGTGTGGCGTTAAAGTCATGGGTTTTTATAAAAAATTTTAAGGCATTTTTAGCATGTTCAAATACAGCGTTTTTCAAAGGCTCTTCGTTTTCATTGAATCTTGAAAGCACATGTTCAATAATATTAGCCCCTTTAGAAATACCCACTCTTAAACGATAATAATTATTAGAACAGAGCAAATCAATGGATTTCAAGCCATTATGCCCCCCATTCCCTCCGCCATTTTTAAATTTCATAACACCTAAAGCTAGGTCTAATTCATCATGGATAACTAAAATTTCTTGGGGTTTATAAAAATTTTTAACGCTTAGGACACTTTCGCCACTCAAATTCATGTAAGTTTGGGGTTTGAGCAAGATAAAATCATTATAAATACATACACAAGCATTGTGCTTGGAATAAAAAGTGAAAGAGATATTAAAATCTTTAACAAGCAAGTCTAAAATGTCAAAGCCGACATTATGCCTTGTGTAAGCGTAACGCTCAGTAGGGTTGCCTAAACCTACTAAAAGCGTCATTTTTTTAAATTACTTCGCCTTAATCACACCGATTACGGCAATAGAATCATTGTCTAAAATCTTAACATTTTCGTGTTTTTTTAAATCACGCACTAAGATAGATTCATTCACATCTAAAGAAGTTACATCTACTAGGTAGCAATCTGGCAAATGCTCTGGAGTGCATTCTACACGCACACGCTTTTTAGAGAGCATTAAAATCCCCTTGTTTTTTAAGCCCACTGGAGTGCCTTGATGCTTAACAGGAACTTTAAACTTAGATTTCACGCCCTTAGTTACAGCGAGTAAATCCACATGGATAAGCTCGTTGGTTACAGGATTTTTTTGATATTCTTGAACCACGACTTCATAAGTCTTATCCCCTAATTTCACCGGGAAAATCAAATGTTTCTTTTCCTTAAGGTATTTGATGAAAGGGTTTAATTTGAACGCACAGCTGACATTCTCAATTCCCTTGCCATAGACATTTGCGATTAGATAGCCATCTTTTTTTAAAGCTTTGGCATTAGCCTTAGTAATACTCTCTCTAATAACGCCTTCTAACATGTTAATCCTTTAAAATTAAAATAAGGGTTTATCCTATCTAAAAAACCCTTAAAAAATTATTTAAAAACTACTTAAAAGCTTTTCAAAGGATTGTTTGAAGGCGACTAAGCCCTCGTTAAGAAGTTTTTGGGCGACATTTTCTAAATCCAAGTTTTGCTTTTTTAATTCTTTTTTAAACGCTTCAATTTCTGTCATGCTTAGGGGGGTTTGATACTCTGTATTTGGATTGAGTAAATAAGCGTTTAAGGCATCTAGGGGAGCGGTGTTAATAGAGTTTTTAAAACATAAAGCCTTGATATAGTAATCTTTAGCTAAAGAACTAGATTTAACCCCAGTAGATGCAAAAAGAGTGCTTGTAAGATGATTAGCGTGTTTCTCTATCTCATAATAACATTCTGTAGCATTAATAATGCCACTTTTTGCTTGTAAATTTTGAGACACAAGAGAGTCTATTTCTTTGTCAAATCGTGAGACAAACACGCTAATGACCGCTCTTTTTTGTGCCACTCTAGCTAGTAATTGAGCGATTTGTTGAGCCATTTTAGGTGAAAAGACTAAGGTTACATTAATGGGAATGAGAGCTTTAGCTAGAGATTCTATGACTTCAAAAGAGCTTTCGCTTGCTGGAACTTTTATCATCACATTAGGGCGGTTTAAAGCTTTAAATAATCGTTTGGCCTCATCAATACTTTGACTCGCATTGTCTTCTAAAAAAGGGTCAATTTCTAGGCTAATGTAACCATTCTTGGGGTCTTTTTCATATAGGGGCATTAAAGCATTTGAAGCTTGTAAAATATCCTTTAAAGCTAGAGTTTCATAAATTTCTTTAGCTTTTTTACCTTTAAGTTTAGTAATTTCATCTCTATAAAACGCGCTTTTAGTAATCGCTTGAAAAAAAAGGCTTGGATTACTTGTCGCTCCACAAATCGCACCCTTACTAATAAGCTTTAAAAAATCGTTTTCTAAAAAATCTCTTTCTATAAAATCGCACCACAAACTAAATTCTTGCATGTTTTATCCTTGTTTTAAATTTTGATAATAGTTTTTAACAATTTCTTGGTCGCTAAAAAAAATCGTTTTGTCTTTAAAGATTTGAATGCTTTCATCGCCCTTGCCTAAAATCAATAAGACTTCATCATCTTTTAAATGTTCTAGGGCGTTTAAAATGGCTTTTTTTCTATCTATTTCTACTATAACCTTAGAATGAGCGTTTTTGTCTATGCCTTTTAAAATATCCTTGATAATCTCTTCTTCATTTTCACTTCTTGGATTATCTGAAGTTAAGATAATTTTATGAGCGTAGTAACTTGCCATCGCTCCCATTTTGGGGCGTTTAGTCTTATCTCTATCACCCCCTGCTCCAAAAAGAGCGACAATTTTTTGGGTTTTAAAACTTTCAAAGACTTGTTGCATGCCATCTTCTGTATGGGCAAAATCTACTACCACTAAGGGCTTAGAATGCACAATTTCCAAACGCCCCTTGACCCCATAAAAATTTTCTAATAAAGGCGTAATAGTTTCTAGGGGCAACTCTGTGAGTAACTTAACCCCTAAAATCCCAGCTAGAATATTATAAAGATTATAACGCCCTAAAAGTGGGGAATAGGCTAAAGCATTTTCTGTAATTTTAGGCTCTCTTAAATCTTTTTGATAGCATAAGGATGCACTAATAGAAGGATTTAATGAAAAAGCTTGAATGTTTAAATGAGCTTTCTTATCTAGTGCGTAAGTGTGAGCGTTAATAGGATTAAAAAGGGCGTTTTTTTCATCTCTGTTGATAATTTTTAAGCTCTCGTCTTTAAAAAAGCTGTTTTTAGTGTCTCTATAATTTTCTATGCTTTTATGGAAATCTAAGTGATCACTTGTAATATTAGTGAGAATTTTAAGAGCGAAGTTAAGCCCAGCAATGCGATTTTGAGCGATGGCATGTGAGCTAACTTCCATAATAAAGTATTCGCATTCTAAAGATAAGGCTATCTCTAAGTTGTTATAGAGTTCTAAAAGAGTGGGGGTGGTTAAGCCTTTTTCTTTTAAGCGTTTGTCATTGACAAAAAACCCCCTTGTGCCTAAAAGAGCGACCTTTTTATTCAAATCTAAGAGTAAAGAATACATTAAACTTGCTGTAGTGGTCTTTCCGTTAGTGCCTGTGATGCCTATAATCTTAATTTTAAAATCAAAATAGTTTTTAAGCTCGTTAAAATCTAAAATGGCTAGGTTTTTTTCTTCAATCAAATGAGCGTATTTTTCATTTAGGGGGGTTTTGACAAAGAGAGTGTCATTAGGGTCTTTTAAGGCTTCGTTAGTGTCATCACTTAAAAAGGAGTAAGTATGGTTTTTATAAACAAGTGATTTTTTGAGTTTCAAAATTTTACCTTGAATTTAGGATTAAACATGCTTAAGTGCGTCCTTTAAAAGATTGCATAAAAAAGGGTCATAGATATGCACGCCATGCAATTCATGCATGCCCTCAATATAGTTGATAGCAAGCTCATAGTAGCCATACTGATTTAAATAACCCAAAAACTCATAAAAATCCTCTTTGTTATCAAAGATAATTCTAGTGCTAAACATCAAATCTTCAAATGCCTCTTTAAAGCCACGCTCTTTAAATAAACGCTTAAAATCCGCATACAAAATGCCATTTAATTCTTCGCCTTTTTGACTAGCTTGCGCCTCTAAAGCCTCTGCCATTTTGTTTAGTCCCTCATCAAAAGATGCAATAAGGCTTAAGATTTGCTCCTCAGCTTGGTGTTTGAGACTTCGTTTTTGCATGCTAATGAGATTTTGATACAGCTCATAAAAGCTATGGGCTTCTTTAGGAAAATCTAGGGCAATATCACTTAAAAGCGCTCCAATTTTAGCTTTATTATCCTCTTCGTCTAAATAAAGTGCCTCTGAAAAAAGGCGCAATGCTTTAGAATAATGCTTTTTTTTAAAGGCTAAAAAAGCGTTTTTAATAAGGGCGCGTTTTTTAAATTCGTAATCAAATTTATGCATGCCAAATCCTTAAAATCAAATCCTCCTAAATTCTTGCGCATTTTGCAAACAAACCACCTCTAATTCGGGGTGAATATCAGTTCTAA contains the following coding sequences:
- a CDS encoding transaldolase — encoded protein: MQEFSLWCDFIERDFLENDFLKLISKGAICGATSNPSLFFQAITKSAFYRDEITKLKGKKAKEIYETLALKDILQASNALMPLYEKDPKNGYISLEIDPFLEDNASQSIDEAKRLFKALNRPNVMIKVPASESSFEVIESLAKALIPINVTLVFSPKMAQQIAQLLARVAQKRAVISVFVSRFDKEIDSLVSQNLQAKSGIINATECYYEIEKHANHLTSTLFASTGVKSSSLAKDYYIKALCFKNSINTAPLDALNAYLLNPNTEYQTPLSMTEIEAFKKELKKQNLDLENVAQKLLNEGLVAFKQSFEKLLSSF
- a CDS encoding UDP-N-acetylmuramoyl-L-alanyl-D-glutamate--2,6-diaminopimelate ligase translates to MKLKKSLVYKNHTYSFLSDDTNEALKDPNDTLFVKTPLNEKYAHLIEEKNLAILDFNELKNYFDFKIKIIGITGTNGKTTTASLMYSLLLDLNKKVALLGTRGFFVNDKRLKEKGLTTPTLLELYNNLEIALSLECEYFIMEVSSHAIAQNRIAGLNFALKILTNITSDHLDFHKSIENYRDTKNSFFKDESLKIINRDEKNALFNPINAHTYALDKKAHLNIQAFSLNPSISASLCYQKDLREPKITENALAYSPLLGRYNLYNILAGILGVKLLTELPLETITPLLENFYGVKGRLEIVHSKPLVVVDFAHTEDGMQQVFESFKTQKIVALFGAGGDRDKTKRPKMGAMASYYAHKIILTSDNPRSENEEEIIKDILKGIDKNAHSKVIVEIDRKKAILNALEHLKDDEVLLILGKGDESIQIFKDKTIFFSDQEIVKNYYQNLKQG